The DNA region ttgttcttttttcatTTCAGGTTGTTCACCAGTTTGAGTTGTTGGATCTCCTCCACTGCTTCTTCTCCTGATCCTGTTCTGTTTCAAATTTCAACCCAAGGAGCTTGGGAACAAACTCCTGCTCCTTCTTCTCCTTGGTCATAGGTTCGTTCATGTCTTTGtttcttcatttcattttaagtaactttacttcttttgtttatttgttttacttCTAGTTAATATCCCTTAATAGTTATACTAAGCTTTCTAATTAGGGCCTTGGAATCTTTTATTGAATTATGAGATTATTAGTTGAATTCGTTAATTTGCATGTAATTCTGATGTTGGTAGCTTAAATctattaaattatcaaaattgagTTTTGTCTCTATCAATCATATAGTATCTATTCTTGAAAGAATTGAATCTAATAAAATGCCCAAAATTGATTCTCTCTCGGTAAAAACTGATTATCTCCTCAACATGCcccatttttgttttctgtttcttttttttttttttaaaaaagatatatttcaTTTGTTAGACTAATATCTTGCATGCTGCtctaatataagaaaaagataGGTTTTAAAGAAAATTGCTCAATAAAAAGGGGGTGGGGGAACTAAAAATTGTTTCATTACAGATAGATCCTTAGCAGTGATGTACTTGAAGGGAAGTTTTGATATCTAGAAAAGTTTGCTTTTTAGATCAAAGGATTAAGAATAGGATCTAACCATTATTCTGATTTGTGAAAGAActtatgtgtaattgattatcactaagaaaaataaatagtgGTATGCATAGAGAGACAGTGAGTGAGAattcttttttacatttttgttctaattttttcaCTCTTAATTGACAATTACCAGAGGCACCATTTTTGGTTTATTGATAGGCAATGGGAGGTGCACTGGGAAAGAGTGAATCACCTAGAAAGGGATCGATGCCAGAAACTAAGCTCGAGGCTAAAATGGTTGAAGCAATGCAGCGGAGGGAATCTCAAGGAAGTTCCGTGAAATCATTCAACACTATAATCTTGAAATTCCCAAAGATTGATGAGAGCCTTAGAAAATGCAAAGCCATATTTGAGCAGTTTGGTAGGTTTCCACATCAAAGTTATGGTTTTGTTAAATTGGTATTTTGATTTGATACTTTCCAACAAAAAGCCTTTGAATgctgtaaataaaatatatggacCTGAAAGTAGATACCATAAAAATGTCATTTCAAAGTGGAAGTAAGCAGTAACTGTCTTCTTGGAGTTATTTTTATTGTACCCATGTGATGAAAGACTGCAGCTAATCCTATgtttaaacatttaaatatttattgaaattcaattagATTTTAGTATACACTAAAACTGATAAATATTGCTTATTTCTGTGGTCGGAACTGTTTGCTATCTACTGAGCACATTCACTGacttattgacatttttgtTTAGTATAATGGCTAACAGCTGTGTGTTTATGACTTTTCTTATAGATGAGGATTCTAATGGGGCAATAGATCAAGAGGAGTTGAAAAAGTGTTTCAGTAAGCTGGAAATTTCTTTTTCCGAGGAGGAAATAAATGATCTTTTTGAAGCATGTGATATTAACGAGGATATGGGAATGAAGTTCAATGAGTTTATTGTACTTCTTTGTGTTGTCTACCTTCTCAAGAATGACCCTGCAGCTCTTCATGCTGTATCCTAGCACACATTATCTGTGCCGTATTAGTTTCATTACCATATGAGGCTATTTATGCAATATAAGGAGAGATTTTTAAagaattgaattttgaaagatAAACAAGTAGTCTGCTGTTATGTGCTAATTGATATCTGAATTAGTTTGGGTTGTTATACATTTAACTTTTGAGAATTGAATCTGGATTCTTGTCTTTTTGCAGCTTATGCGCCTATCATTTCTATAATTCAGAAGATGTTTGTACTTTATGAACAATTCAGTTCTATATGttcattccttttttattttattttatggacaTTTCATGCATTTCTTCAGGGCAGCCTAGAATTTCATCATGCTTGCATTGATAACAATAAACCTTGAATTTCCATGTTTTGCTacatcttcaaatttttttccaTGACTTCCCTAGAAATCACGAATTGGGATGCCAAAGCTGGAGGGCACATTTGAGACTTTGGTTGATACATTTGTATTCTTAGACAAGAACAAGGATGGATATGTCAGCAAAAATGAGATGGTCCAAGCTATAAACGAAACTACATCAGGGGAGCGTTCTTCTGGAAGAATAGCCATGAAAAGATTTGGTCAGTTATCTCTCCCTTTCCCTTTGTGTGTAAATAACATGCATATAAGCTCAAATGAGCATTCAAGCTTGCTTAAACACAGGCATACTCATGTTATCAGGGTGTGTTATAtacttacattttaaaatatgatttaacaTGCTTACACAATAGACACCCATTACACTTAGTCTTCTAGCTAGATCATAACACAATTCTTGGAAAACATTAGCAGAAGGGAGCATATAAGGGACTCACAGTCATAGGTCATGGTAGGCATCTTGTAATATTCCTCTGATTCTAATTGGTAGTATTGCATGAAATTTAGAACTAACTTTTAAATGTCAGTATGTAtgtcttgatttttatttttttagtaacttgATCATTCATTTGGTCCTTATAGTTACAAAACTTTCCCTTTTAGTCTTTACACATatcatttttaatctcttttagTCCTCTTGTGGGGATTAAAATTGTGTAGGGactaaaagatattaaaaataaaaatgatatgtaTAGGACTAAAAGGAGATGCTTTTAAATATATAGgctaaaagggaaaaaaattaactatagggattaaattagtaattaaactttttaatttacatactgtaaaaatgaaaaaactacCATTGCCCCAAACTCATTCTAAAACTTCATTCCAAGACTTTCTATCCAGTAGCAACTCTAAATCAACTTTGTCTCTGTTTTTTCTTCCTAActagtattttatttactaagTATTTTGTTTTCTCTGTAAAATTCTGCAGAAGAAATGGATTGGGATAAAAATGGAATGGTTAACTTCAAGGAGTTTCTATTTGCTTTTACACGTTGGGTTGGAATTGATGAAGTTGACGATGAGGAAAATGACGAGGCTTAAATCATTTCATCTAAATATCTGACTGCCTCTTCAGCCAAGGCAAAAGGGTTTTTCTGGTTTTCCCTTGCAATAAAGGCCAAGTTGCTGCACGTTGAATTTTAAAGAAACTGTCATTCCTGAAGTTCGTTATGTAAATAGTAAGTGTAGAGCTAAGTGCCGTATTGAAGAAATGTTCAAATTTACGGATTAAATGCTACTACCATAGTGATTATGTATCGGTTGCtgcttctttctctttctcgcTTAGTATTCAATTCTGCTATGTATTGAACTATAAATAGCCTGTGCTAGTGCACTACAATAATGAGAGGCAAACTGGCAAAGTGCATATCTACTCATTAAGTAGTTTAGCCCTTCCTAAAGAGCATATATATCTACATGTGATGAAATGGGTTAAACTAGCTAGCAAGTAGCAAGAGGCAAGAATCTTGCACGCATGAGATCAGGCCATGTGGACTTGATGTAGTGTAAATTGTCTGATTTTTGGCAATTGCTTCGTGCTTCCAATATAATTGCTTGTGCACCCATCAATTTAAGTGAAGTGATAAAAATGTTCttcacttaaaaatttaaaagctcCCTCTTCTATTCTCCCTCCCCCTATTGTGTTGTTGGTGCGCTCCTTCTTGTTCTCGCTTCTTCTTCTTGCCCCGTCAACACCTTGCCGTTGGGGTCTCAGATTGGTCGTTGCCGATACTCCCGACCACCGTTGTCATTGTCACCATGAGTCCCTTTGTTgttgtatttttgtttaagtTTGTGCTCTGTGTGTGACTGCGGCAATCCGTATGGATTATACGGATTTCTAATCCGTATAATCGATACTAATCTGTATGTATTATATAGATTTTCAatctatataattattttttaaaatttaatatttaataaaacaataattgaataaattattattaattaaaaataaattaatatttttttgttaaaatatttttttaataaataaatattgtatattttttatgtgtttttatttaattaattatatttgttttttaagttggtttttaacaaataatttattcaataagtaaataattttagaattttatttatttaaaaatgaatgtataaatattattgttatttaattatttttaaaatataagtaatttaattatatttgctaattaaagtattttttataagtttgttaaatatcataaattccaagtttttattagtatatatttcacaatttagtttaacaagaaaatctaaatttgtaaatgacaattttttttattgatatagttgtgtgtgtgtgtgtatatatatatatatatatatatatatatatatatatatatatatatatatatatatatatatatatatatatatatatatatatatatatatatatatatatatatatatatattattacactaatagcattaaatattgatataaatagtgtttggaagtataaaattaaaatttattgatttgtttataaatatttaaaaatatttaaatgctaatttgtaaaaaaatgactataacaaataagaaaacaaaattatacttAGATTTTGGTCATTAATTTAAGTTTACTAGAATTATTGATGTGAAgtctataaatattaaaaaagaatttctatattcatttatgaatatataaaattacttaaaaagttatttaagtaataaaatatttatttatgaattattaaatagtaattgATTCAAGTATTATTTGAACGATaacattaattgttattattgtttaaatGTGCAGATTATGGTTAAAACCAGATAATTGTGTTAAGCTTTAG from Glycine soja cultivar W05 chromosome 8, ASM419377v2, whole genome shotgun sequence includes:
- the LOC114422925 gene encoding probable calcium-binding protein CML21 translates to MGGALGKSESPRKGSMPETKLEAKMVEAMQRRESQGSSVKSFNTIILKFPKIDESLRKCKAIFEQFDEDSNGAIDQEELKKCFSKLEISFSEEEINDLFEACDINEDMGMKFNEFIVLLCVVYLLKNDPAALHAKSRIGMPKLEGTFETLVDTFVFLDKNKDGYVSKNEMVQAINETTSGERSSGRIAMKRFEEMDWDKNGMVNFKEFLFAFTRWVGIDEVDDEENDEA